Proteins from one Numenius arquata unplaced genomic scaffold, bNumArq3.hap1.1 HAP1_SCAFFOLD_188, whole genome shotgun sequence genomic window:
- the LOC141478267 gene encoding olfactory receptor 14A16-like → MSNSSSITQFLLLAFADTRELQLLHFGLFLGIYLAALLGNALIITAIACDHRLHTPMYFFLLNLSVLDLGSISTTVPKAMANSLFDTVAISYWGCAAQLFLFLFMIAAEFYLLTVMSYDRYVAICQPLHYGTLLGSRACVHMAAAAWGSGFLTALLHTANTFSLPLCQGNVLDQFFCEIPQILKLSCSHSYLREVVLIVVSVCLSFGCFVFIVVSYVQIFRAVLRIPSEQGRHKAFSTCLPHLAVVSLFLSTGFFAHLKPPSISSSPLDLVVSFLYSVVPPAVNPLIYSMRNQELKDTSKKLILSLISQQH, encoded by the coding sequence atgtccaacagcagctccatcacccagttcctcctcctggcattcgcagacacacgggagctgcagctcttgcacttcgggctcttcctgggcatctacctggctgccctcctgggaaacgcgctcatcatcaccgccatcgcctgtgaccaccgcctccacacccccatgtacttcttcctcctcaacctctccgttcttgacctgggatccatctccaccactgtccccaaagccatggccaattccctgtttgacaccgtggccatctcctactggggatgtgctgcacagctatttctgtttctcttcatgattgcagcagagttttatcttctcactgtcatgtcctacgaccgctacgttgccatctgccaacccctgcactacgggaccctcctgggcagcagagcttgtgtccacatggcagcagctgcctggggcagtgggtttctcactgctctcctgcacacggccaatacattttccttacccctttgccagggcaatgtcctggaccagttcttctgtgaaatcccccagatcctcaagctctcctgctcacactcctacctcagggaagttgttcttattgtggtcagtgtctgtttatcatttggttgttttgttttcattgtggtgtcctatgtgcagatcttcagggccgtgctgaggatcccctctgagcagggacggcacaaagccttttccacgtgcctccctcacctggccgtggtctccctgtttctcagcactggcttctttgcccacctgaagcccccctccatctcctcctcacccctggatctggtggtgtcatttctgtactcggtggtacctccagctgtgaaccctctcatctacagcatgaggaaccaggagctgaaagacacatcgaagaagctgattctgtcactaatctctcagcagcattaa